The following are encoded in a window of Trichormus variabilis 0441 genomic DNA:
- a CDS encoding DUF3854 domain-containing protein: MFDERHLQLTSAYDRASQHFIRAFIYPLGEFIYKSIEEAIDLKCRIEIGEETYFLTPDEDGGWKWSKGEQEITNEEIEQIEGTLEYLLPRLLPGSHDSTPPNFPPPPDLPPVLPNPNIPPSLPPSGELVDFLAIQIESNNTLEYQYLQSQEEIFLTPPNWSNDYVINDVIEIQDVSITSSTEIVDDSSILDDANPDKDYEQSQVINSHEIADEHLTVELISNNTIPIKSENLRPEHIDPQHWHELVVDSAIAPEIAQMNFQSLHFSQTNGSHEAWERLMISENLPRTNTGRLSGEILKTYSYLDLTDGWWCNAGVDPRTFEGLNPGETAHHKEWGCYKPNQPRPKRERDGQIIEGKFIKYEHPPKTQLSIFLLDVPDKIAQNIYSLAGVNPSDSDRTSGFWYCVWKHNISITITEGAKKAASLLSQGHAAIGLPGISAGYRTPKNEWGQKMGDSYLAPELAVFATKSREIKICFDYETKPETKLNIDRDIWKTGSLLQELGCVVKVVTLLGPDKGVDDFLVSQGTEAFEKLSAMAISLEQWNKNKFDNLRCTLKLKDGTVRTISEPGDSTLTTNVTLDESEQNIGVFKKNRAKSLINPSSQIIHIKVTDAEIIDVEVISSRQNQPLEGATLQNTSGTSWAKKENVTLYEPNFFRKRLEASENKQIASAAYTLLKKYGVDTKDKQQQTIGKIYHADAFVIKNHGGDKYSIHRRHDHVELMTFQADKWGHVGNIQLSYTQIKNALKTQPKKQINILPIERQEFLLVADVIKAGKELPSVDCDPRKIASTLSSLSPQGTHNILESFKEKEVLQILTQTITSFGQDDLTLGNYRILFEQSTGTTSTLQLFKTEHNGITREAVRFEFERTEAGITHQVKALAITEADLEKLRLLAQKLHINYQALFGNPNNTRDIELPLHPEIALNLDSGQSPSKYRESDDQRQQSTVSQSTTPILKATKPSQSTQQQNYSFNLDNVVLPLHPVLKQYWEQLELDGSGNKFVEQGHLEFQTKIQQTGTLTVGEQRELYQQIQNQAWNQINRNGRTDIVLPALAVIVNDLRSLSLQQSQPNISSDPACDTPMPLHRDIAAHWENLETNNTWFSVANQYNNPLRNKLEKTGKLTIGEQRELYQKILLQSQVEQHKKGKTDIFLPPLSDIVQDLIDARSQIIDHTYTPKVEVHSPQKSHTSQQSTNSQELEL, translated from the coding sequence ATGTTTGATGAACGACATTTGCAACTCACTTCTGCTTACGACAGAGCAAGTCAGCATTTTATTAGAGCTTTCATCTATCCTCTAGGTGAGTTTATTTATAAATCCATTGAAGAAGCTATTGATTTAAAATGCCGCATCGAAATAGGGGAAGAAACTTATTTCTTAACTCCTGATGAGGATGGTGGTTGGAAATGGTCAAAAGGTGAACAGGAAATAACTAATGAAGAAATAGAACAAATAGAAGGAACCCTAGAATACTTATTACCTAGACTTTTACCCGGTAGTCATGATTCAACACCACCCAATTTTCCTCCTCCCCCTGATTTACCTCCAGTTTTACCTAACCCAAATATTCCTCCAAGTCTTCCCCCTTCTGGTGAACTTGTTGATTTCTTAGCCATACAAATTGAAAGCAATAATACTCTAGAATATCAATACTTACAAAGCCAAGAAGAAATATTCTTAACTCCGCCAAACTGGAGTAATGATTATGTCATAAATGATGTTATTGAAATTCAGGATGTATCAATAACATCATCTACAGAGATTGTGGATGATTCCTCTATTTTAGACGATGCCAACCCTGATAAAGACTATGAGCAGAGTCAAGTGATTAATTCTCATGAAATTGCTGATGAGCATTTAACAGTAGAGTTGATTAGCAACAACACAATTCCAATCAAGAGTGAAAATCTTCGCCCAGAACATATTGATCCACAACATTGGCACGAACTCGTAGTAGACAGTGCGATCGCTCCTGAGATTGCACAGATGAACTTTCAAAGTCTTCACTTTAGCCAGACAAACGGTTCACACGAAGCTTGGGAGCGGTTAATGATCAGCGAAAACCTACCACGCACAAATACAGGTAGGCTCTCTGGTGAGATATTGAAAACATATTCCTATCTAGATTTGACAGACGGCTGGTGGTGTAATGCAGGAGTAGATCCGCGTACTTTTGAGGGCTTAAATCCTGGTGAGACTGCCCACCATAAAGAATGGGGATGCTATAAGCCAAATCAGCCAAGACCAAAAAGAGAGCGTGACGGGCAGATAATTGAGGGGAAATTCATTAAATATGAACATCCGCCTAAAACTCAATTGAGTATTTTTTTGTTAGATGTCCCAGACAAGATTGCTCAAAATATTTACTCCTTGGCTGGAGTAAACCCCAGCGATAGCGATCGCACTTCTGGATTTTGGTATTGCGTATGGAAACATAACATTTCTATCACCATTACTGAGGGTGCAAAGAAAGCGGCTAGTCTCTTAAGCCAAGGTCATGCTGCCATCGGGCTACCGGGAATTTCTGCCGGATACCGCACACCTAAAAATGAATGGGGTCAAAAAATGGGTGATTCCTATTTAGCACCAGAGTTAGCTGTTTTCGCTACTAAGAGCAGGGAAATCAAAATCTGCTTTGACTATGAAACTAAACCAGAAACTAAACTCAATATCGACAGGGATATTTGGAAAACAGGAAGTTTGTTACAAGAATTGGGTTGTGTAGTGAAAGTAGTAACCTTGCTAGGGCCAGATAAGGGTGTAGATGATTTTTTAGTCTCACAAGGAACAGAAGCTTTTGAAAAGTTATCTGCTATGGCAATATCTCTAGAGCAATGGAATAAAAATAAATTTGATAATTTACGTTGCACTCTCAAGCTTAAAGATGGCACAGTCAGAACAATTTCTGAACCAGGAGACTCTACTTTGACAACAAATGTCACCCTTGATGAATCAGAACAAAACATTGGTGTATTTAAAAAAAATCGGGCTAAATCACTTATTAACCCTAGTTCACAAATCATACATATAAAAGTTACTGATGCAGAAATTATTGATGTTGAGGTTATTTCTTCCAGACAAAATCAACCACTTGAAGGAGCAACTTTACAAAACACAAGTGGTACTTCTTGGGCTAAAAAGGAAAATGTTACGCTTTATGAGCCTAACTTCTTTAGAAAGCGTCTTGAAGCTAGTGAGAATAAACAAATAGCTTCTGCTGCTTATACTTTGTTAAAAAAATATGGTGTTGATACTAAAGATAAACAACAGCAGACTATTGGCAAAATTTACCATGCTGATGCTTTTGTAATTAAGAATCATGGCGGCGACAAATACAGTATCCATCGTCGTCATGATCATGTAGAGTTAATGACTTTTCAAGCTGATAAATGGGGACACGTAGGCAATATTCAACTTTCTTACACCCAAATCAAGAATGCACTTAAAACTCAGCCAAAAAAACAAATCAACATTCTGCCGATTGAAAGGCAAGAGTTTTTGTTAGTGGCTGATGTCATTAAAGCAGGCAAAGAATTACCATCTGTCGATTGTGACCCCCGCAAAATTGCCTCAACTCTTTCTTCGCTATCTCCTCAAGGTACACATAATATTTTAGAAAGTTTTAAAGAAAAAGAGGTGTTACAAATCCTGACCCAAACTATCACTAGTTTTGGACAAGATGACTTAACTTTGGGCAATTACCGCATTCTTTTTGAGCAAAGCACTGGCACTACATCGACTCTACAACTATTCAAAACCGAACACAATGGTATTACTAGGGAAGCCGTAAGATTTGAATTTGAGCGTACTGAAGCTGGGATAACTCACCAAGTCAAAGCTTTAGCTATTACTGAAGCTGATTTAGAAAAATTAAGACTTCTAGCTCAAAAACTGCATATTAATTATCAAGCTTTGTTTGGCAATCCTAATAACACTCGTGACATCGAATTGCCCCTTCATCCCGAAATTGCCCTTAATTTAGACTCCGGGCAATCACCTTCAAAGTATAGAGAGTCTGATGATCAAAGACAACAGAGTACTGTATCACAATCAACTACACCAATACTTAAAGCCACAAAACCATCACAATCTACACAACAGCAGAATTATTCTTTTAATTTAGATAACGTTGTGCTACCACTGCATCCAGTTTTGAAACAATACTGGGAACAGTTAGAACTTGATGGTTCTGGCAATAAGTTCGTAGAACAAGGGCATTTAGAATTTCAAACTAAAATTCAGCAAACTGGAACATTAACCGTTGGTGAACAGCGTGAACTTTATCAACAGATTCAAAATCAAGCCTGGAACCAGATTAACCGCAATGGGCGTACTGATATTGTACTGCCAGCATTGGCTGTGATTGTGAATGATTTGCGCTCGCTCTCGCTTCAACAATCACAACCAAACATTTCTTCTGACCCAGCCTGTGATACACCAATGCCTCTCCACAGAGATATCGCTGCTCATTGGGAGAATTTAGAAACCAATAACACTTGGTTTAGTGTTGCCAATCAGTACAACAATCCTTTACGGAATAAATTAGAAAAAACTGGTAAGCTGACTATTGGGGAACAACGTGAACTTTACCAGAAAATTCTCCTTCAAAGTCAAGTTGAGCAGCATAAAAAAGGCAAAACTGATATTTTTCTTCCTCCTTTAAGTGATATTGTTCAAGACTTGATTGATGCTCGTAGTCAGATAATTGACCACACTTATACGCCCAAAGTTGAAGTACATTCTCCTCAGAAATCTCACACTTCACAACAATCTACTAATTCACAAGAATTAGAATTGTAA
- a CDS encoding sensor histidine kinase: MQQEHLSKQLDLLALLHDVSNNHQGASIVLNQMIAGAYGQSLEEIRPFLISLQELNERVVSLIQSRKTTFFEVNPMTVTQFDMLAFLQKTYCLFNPIAQYHSLKLHYETQTLYKHGTQVRADGVSIDRMICNILTNAIKYTSRGEIFLRLLHQCDDLIIEIEDTGIGIAAEQISNIFLPLWQSPNSSNRVGMGLGLYIALSVAYAHGLDIKVNSTVGQGTKFTIIFPYKDDGIYGLDGRMLPKSQKVQDALPI; encoded by the coding sequence ATGCAACAAGAACATCTAAGCAAGCAACTGGATTTATTAGCTCTACTGCACGATGTGTCAAACAATCATCAAGGAGCATCAATAGTGCTGAATCAGATGATTGCTGGTGCTTATGGACAGTCTTTAGAAGAAATTAGACCTTTTTTGATAAGTCTACAAGAACTCAATGAACGAGTAGTGAGTTTAATTCAATCTAGAAAGACTACTTTTTTTGAAGTTAATCCAATGACGGTAACTCAGTTTGATATGTTAGCTTTTTTACAGAAAACTTACTGTTTGTTCAATCCTATAGCACAGTATCATTCGTTGAAACTGCACTATGAAACTCAAACATTATATAAGCATGGAACTCAAGTCAGGGCTGACGGAGTAAGTATTGATAGGATGATTTGCAATATTCTCACCAACGCCATCAAGTACACTAGTCGTGGAGAAATCTTTTTAAGACTTCTCCATCAATGCGATGATTTAATTATCGAGATTGAAGATACTGGGATAGGAATTGCTGCCGAACAAATCTCAAATATCTTCTTACCATTGTGGCAATCGCCTAATTCATCCAATCGAGTAGGCATGGGACTGGGATTGTACATTGCTCTGTCTGTGGCTTACGCTCATGGGTTGGACATCAAGGTAAATTCGACTGTAGGGCAAGGAACTAAATTCACCATAATATTTCCTTACAAGGATGACGGGATATATGGACTTGATGGTAGGATGTTGCCCAAATCGCAGAAGGTGCAAGATGCGTTACCTATATGA